One Eurosta solidaginis isolate ZX-2024a chromosome 5, ASM4086904v1, whole genome shotgun sequence DNA segment encodes these proteins:
- the LOC137233798 gene encoding uncharacterized protein isoform X6 → MSIKLKRTWMLWRGQIKSFPKLSCLRLQRNSAIMKGVIKIKRLLLLLKWLLFMANICIVDIVTADGASINTEERQQQLQDALYAQQQANWYNQQLQQQQQLKIQQYQQKYNPPLSTFPLSAPTTAIAQQLLGATKAADQEFTTTTLPNQGVDYKNETLNQAETSDDADDQKRPSEIQKAVCTVTAGDVRASAEAVTTKKLKGVCGSAELKLAFSDLEAKLYKELQEIKTLVKLIAQQQGINVPQPITFATASAPLQPMPNNFYSTTPQHNAPVSQQRKSYTRTTPTSAAKPLFQPIVEPESNAVDTSAEVSYEYEEPSMISAENDEDILPKKAPQLKSLKALHAKSKAHPSSSELQEEIRKFNNTLLSDSELKAFTYYWKLENFTERIENGSSSIVESPTFSIKGKPLHLRAYFQHLNRDFLYLQLSQASIKSSNRHNVIIDMGGLFKEIANDKISFKHKITVLNQQSTNASPPP, encoded by the exons TGTTTACGTTTGCAACGAAATTCTGccataatgaaaggtgttataaaaattaaacgtttattattattactaaaatggCTATTATTTATGGCAAACATTTGCATTGTGGACATAGTAACCGCAGACGGCGCGTCAATAAACACAGAAGaacgacaacaacaactacaagatGCGTTATATGCACAACAACAGGCAAATTGGTATAAtcaacaattgcaacaacaacaacaacttaaaatacaacaatatcaacaaaaatataatccaccattATCCACCTTTCCCTTATCGGCACCTACAACTGCCATCGCTCAACAGCTTTTAGGTGCGACGAAAGCAGCAGACCAAGAATTTACAACAACGACACTACCAAATCAAGGAGTAg ACTACAAGAACGAAACGTTGAACCAAGCAGAGACTAGCGATGATGCAGATGACCAAAAGCGTCCTAGCGAAATACAAAAAGCTGTATGCACAGTGACGGCTGGTGATGTGCGTGCCAGCGCAGAGGCGGTCACAACGAAAAAGCTTAAAGGTGTTTGTGGATCAGCCGAATTAAAATTAGCTTTTAGTGATTTAGAAGCTAAACTCTACAAGGAACTGCAGGAAATAAAAACTCTAGTAAAATTGATTGCACAACAACAAGGCATAAATGTGCCACAGCCAATAACCTTTGCTACAGCTTCGGCGCCGCTGCAACCTATGCCAAATAACTTTTACTCAACCACTCCTCAACACAACGCGCCAGTGTCACAACAACGCAAATCCTACACTAGAACCACACCCACATCAGCAGCAAAACCTTTATTTCAGCCAATTGTTGAACCCGAGAGCAATGCAGTAGATACATCAGCTGAAGTAAGTTATGAATATGAGGAGCCCTCTATGATTTCAGCGGAAAACGACGAAGACATATTGCCCAAGAAGGCACCGCAGCTAAAATCACTCAAAGCTTTGCATGCAAAGTCAAAAGCTCATCCGTCGTCAAGCGAGCTGCAAGAAGAAATAAGGAAATTTAATAACACCTTGCTGAGTGACAGTGAGCTGAAAGCGTTTACTTACTATTGGAAATTGGAGAATTTTACGGAGCGCATTGAGAATGGTAGTAGTTCGATTGTGGAGAGTCCGACATTCTCGATTAAAG GCAAACCGCTGCACTTAAGAGCTTATTTCCAGCATCTGAATCGTGATTTCCTCTATCTGCAACTGTCACAGGCGAGCATCAAAAGTAGTAATCGTCATAACGTTATTATCGATATGGGTGGATTATTTAAGGAAATTGCAAATGACAAGATCAGCTTTAAGCATAAAATAACTGTACTTAATCAG
- the LOC137233798 gene encoding uncharacterized protein isoform X7 — protein MSIKLKRTWMLWRGQIKSFPKLSCLRLQRNSAIMKGVIKIKRLLLLLKWLLFMANICIVDIVTADGASINTEERQQQLQDALYAQQQANWYNQQLQQQQQLKIQQYQQKYNPPLSTFPLSAPTTAIAQQLLGATKAADQEFTTTTLPNQGVDYKNETLNQAETSDDADDQKRPSEIQKAVCTVTAGDVRASAEAVTTKKLKGVCGSAELKLAFSDLEAKLYKELQEIKTLVKLIAQQQGINVPQPITFATASAPLQPMPNNFYSTTPQHNAPVSQQRKSYTRTTPTSAAKPLFQPIVEPESNAVDTSAEVSYEYEEPSMISAENDEDILPKKAPQLKSLKALHAKSKAHPSSSELQEEIRKFNNTLLSDSELKAFTYYWKLENFTERIENGSSSIVESPTFSIKGKPLHLRAYFQHLNRDFLYLQLSQASIKSSNRHNVIIDMGGLFKEIANDKISFKHKITVLNQFGLGWR, from the exons TGTTTACGTTTGCAACGAAATTCTGccataatgaaaggtgttataaaaattaaacgtttattattattactaaaatggCTATTATTTATGGCAAACATTTGCATTGTGGACATAGTAACCGCAGACGGCGCGTCAATAAACACAGAAGaacgacaacaacaactacaagatGCGTTATATGCACAACAACAGGCAAATTGGTATAAtcaacaattgcaacaacaacaacaacttaaaatacaacaatatcaacaaaaatataatccaccattATCCACCTTTCCCTTATCGGCACCTACAACTGCCATCGCTCAACAGCTTTTAGGTGCGACGAAAGCAGCAGACCAAGAATTTACAACAACGACACTACCAAATCAAGGAGTAg ACTACAAGAACGAAACGTTGAACCAAGCAGAGACTAGCGATGATGCAGATGACCAAAAGCGTCCTAGCGAAATACAAAAAGCTGTATGCACAGTGACGGCTGGTGATGTGCGTGCCAGCGCAGAGGCGGTCACAACGAAAAAGCTTAAAGGTGTTTGTGGATCAGCCGAATTAAAATTAGCTTTTAGTGATTTAGAAGCTAAACTCTACAAGGAACTGCAGGAAATAAAAACTCTAGTAAAATTGATTGCACAACAACAAGGCATAAATGTGCCACAGCCAATAACCTTTGCTACAGCTTCGGCGCCGCTGCAACCTATGCCAAATAACTTTTACTCAACCACTCCTCAACACAACGCGCCAGTGTCACAACAACGCAAATCCTACACTAGAACCACACCCACATCAGCAGCAAAACCTTTATTTCAGCCAATTGTTGAACCCGAGAGCAATGCAGTAGATACATCAGCTGAAGTAAGTTATGAATATGAGGAGCCCTCTATGATTTCAGCGGAAAACGACGAAGACATATTGCCCAAGAAGGCACCGCAGCTAAAATCACTCAAAGCTTTGCATGCAAAGTCAAAAGCTCATCCGTCGTCAAGCGAGCTGCAAGAAGAAATAAGGAAATTTAATAACACCTTGCTGAGTGACAGTGAGCTGAAAGCGTTTACTTACTATTGGAAATTGGAGAATTTTACGGAGCGCATTGAGAATGGTAGTAGTTCGATTGTGGAGAGTCCGACATTCTCGATTAAAG GCAAACCGCTGCACTTAAGAGCTTATTTCCAGCATCTGAATCGTGATTTCCTCTATCTGCAACTGTCACAGGCGAGCATCAAAAGTAGTAATCGTCATAACGTTATTATCGATATGGGTGGATTATTTAAGGAAATTGCAAATGACAAGATCAGCTTTAAGCATAAAATAACTGTACTTAATCAG